gctttttatttaaaaaaatttttcgaaaatataaaataataaataaaattaatttaaaaataattttaaaaattaagttagaaaataaacattaaattattccgCAAAAGGtcaattgtttcaatttattaaaaagctaGCTTTTTATCTGACAGATACCAAAATTatctacttttatttaaaaagaaatatagaaaagggatatatattataagaataataagaaGATTCATAGGTGTAATCTTtgactattatatataagtactatttgtaaatcaaattaaaattttttttcgtttttgtataaaatttttacgtgcGCATTATGTTAtcgtctgtactttaattgtggagaaggatttttaattctgtaattacaattaaaggattaataaattggaaataatcacaaaataattgGTAAAACAGGACAGGTTCAGCATCCCCTATAAGTCAAAGGGTATGATTATTTGTAATTCACTTGACgctaaaaatctatttaatcgACCAATTAGAATcaagaattttatgaattgaCCAATAAAAGAATGGTTACGTTCAGAAAACACAAGTGATCAGTGAGCGGTCAGTGATTATTGGTCCTTACTGTTAAATCTCTAATAGCGAATTCGGTTACTTGCACTAGACGTACTAAGGCTTGTTTACATACTTTACATcagtattcttatatttaagaatacatgttcaaaaactatttaaccaaaaaattaattctatgaatgttgtataaattattttactggttaagaagtattttaagaagaatttaagatgattcttaaatataaaaattgactataAACAAGCCTTAATATACACTCAGTGCGCACTAGTGCAAGCAACCGAATTCGCTATAAATTTAGACCAATTATATTAGTGAATTATGCTAAGACTCCATGTATGCGATGAGCTCCGGCAAACGCACGCGGTGACCAATCAGAATTCAAACGCTTGCTGTGACTTGCCGGAACCCGACCTGCGCCTGATTGCTGATTGGTCACCGCATGCGTTTGCCGGAGCTCACCGCAGACATGGAGTTTTAGCATTACTCAGCTATTGTGCAACGGTTGTGTTTTCTGAACGTAGCCTTGATGTTTCAAATCATTTGTAGTAAGCTTTATGCCACAAGAAATTGActaattataatcgaatatgagaagaatattcgaatataattggttaattctttATGgtataaggcttactacactattgtagatccgggttaagggccatctacaatggagtgttttagccgtaacagtaaaactacggcaatgctgtctagaataaaaacgatgtagcaataacatacaagccggccatcaaagaaaggcgaccaaaaactaatcccgAATGACCCAACGCTCATTGTAAGCACGcaatgaattggctcaatgtctgctgtaggctgtaaacagtaaagctggtcacacacactttccgtagaacgtaacagtaagaTTTCGACATGTtggattgggcgaccgtaacagtaagcgactaaatcaagtacgtgattggtcaaaaccttactgttacgttctacggaaagtgtgtgtgacccgcttaaagcaatacgaagtggagacattttctacgactactgctacggcctacgactctccattgtagatggccctttaagTGGCTCGGATCTTACGACcgatatccaataagatataggccggtattcataatcGAATCTCATTCAAGACCcatcttaagcacgatcttgagacgtcaatgctgttattttattagttaaggcccggttccacaactcacggttaactgctaacgggaggttaatagattttctgtctctccttagataataatatagagaaaGATAGGTAGTCGATTAATCTTCCGTTAGcagttaaccgtgagttgtggaaccgggtctaagtaagtctcaagtcggctcgaagctagacttaagacaattctTGAACTAAAGGCCgaaattcatagtcgaatcttattcaagttccagcttaagcacgatcttgagacgtcaatgctgttatttcattggttaagtaagtctcaagtcggctcgaagctagacttaagacaatgcttgagcctaagatcggtctatgaattccgtccATAGAAATCGCTGCTAGTTAAACTTTTGCTTCAGCAGAAAACGTGTTCTTCTATATTGGATATCGGACGTCATACgttaaatattgaatgtaGTGTGAATCCTCCATTAGGTCAGACAGGTGTAGTACACCTTAAGCCGTAAAGAATCGACCAAtcacattaaattattcttctcGCATTCAACaatgattggtcaattccgtAGACCTGATCTTAGGGTagacataaatgtaaaatcatgCAGGTTCACCATCTGTGTAACGCGCAAACCCAAGGAACAAGGATATTGCCTCCTCGTCGGCGCGCGCGCTCTCGGCGTACTCCAGGCGCGTACTCCGTACTCTAGCCTCTCGTGACTTCATGAATTTCGTAGTTCGGTGAGTACGGTGACGCTTTCTCCGAGATAACGGGCGGAATAAAGGGCATCGGTGTGCGGGGTGCATCGCGTGCCGAACAACGGGCtgactcgcgcgcgcgagtggATAGAGATAATATACAGAATCCGCGAGTGAGTGACGaccggacggacggacggacggacggaagaacgaacgaacgaacgaacgaacgaacgaacgagaGGGCAAGCAGCGCCATCAAGCAGCGTGATAAAATGAATCGCGAGAGGCGGCTGTGAGGAAACCATCGACAAAGCGACGAACCCCCGACCAGCCGTGTCGCGGCACCACGTCCACGCACGGGTGGAAATTTAATTAGCGGCTGCGACCGAGTGTCCCGCGAATCCGGTGTGGATCACCGGCCGGTTGGGGTCCCACCTTTTACCATCTCCTCCGGAGAGTCGGCTGCGAGGCCGACagccgacgacgacggtggcggcggcaacgactacgacgacgacaacgattAATCAGGAAAAGGAGCGCGACGTTGAGGCTCAGGGCTTCTACTGAGGACGAACACAGGGCGCCGGTcgcggggggaaaaaaaactgCCGGAGAAGACTCACCCGAGACGTGACTGGGAGCTTTTTACCGTAGGGAAAACGTCGTACGTATCCCCGCGTCGGGTGACCGATAACGAGGGCGAGCCGGGACCAACCGGACGGATCGCCGCGCAGCTACGTCACGCTCGCACCCTTTGTTTATGCGATCGGATGCGCGCGATCCGTgcgctctttttttctttttctctctctctctctgtcatGCGAAGAACTCGGGGGAAACGTTCCTTGGATCTTACCCTTCCTGGAGTTTCGCGCTCCCGTTTGTCATCCGCGACGACGTTCACGCAATTTTTATGGCGATCGGTTACCCGTCTCCCGATACTTGGCAACGCACTTACGCACATCGCAGATCTACAcgtacacgcatacacacacgcacgaaaccttcgcgcgcgcacgcgcgagTGCATGTCACGTACGTGCTCCTCGGTATGGCAAAGCTGTCAACGTTATCAAACTTATAACCGATCGCCGTTCGTCGTCCGTTGTCTCGCCGCTGACGAGTTGGCCCACGAAATAGGCGATTATCGATCCTCCGTTTCCTCGACACATGTTAGAATATCCGGTTTGTAAATCGCGATGCGAGATGATCGCTCGGCAACCAGCATTGTGTTTTGTATAGAGagtgggagaaagagagagagagagagagagagaaattctcCCGATGGTATGCGAGAGATGCTGACGAGGTAACTCGGGACGATTTTCACGTCAGTGCGTCTCGTTGTTGTTTAATGTGAGACGGTTttgtaacaaagaaaaaaatcaggTTTATTGATAACAATGTACATACAATTGGCGTGTAACCTGTGTACAAgaagtttaattaaagttcTAGCGTGATATAAAGTACAATTCATCGCTACATTACTCGTTGAATTGAAATTCGTATTACAATTACGTGTGTTTGTTGATCTTTTCAaagcagattttttttttctgtatatatttaaaaaatgaagtaGAAGTAAAAACCACCACTCCAGTTACACACATTGCACTTTAACACTGTAATGTCGCTGTGATACCACTATGcttgaaaaagttaaaaaaagagCTCAGAAAGCACAGTGTAgctgttttatattatttatatcctctaaatttaaaaaattgcaagtagaaaataagaaataatgatGGAGATATCGTTTTGAAGTTAATGAATTTTAGAATTTCAATttgatgtatttaatattagagtaattttcaataatctaaatttaattttctcacAGATCTGTTTGCATAAACAATGGCAGCGTTACCACGGAGGATTATTAAAGAAACTCAAAGATTAATGCAAGAACCAGTTCCTGGTATCAGCGCTGTACCAGACGATACTAACGCTAGATATTTTCACGTAATAGTAACGGGACCTGAAGACTCGCCATTTGAAGGTGGACTATTTAAGCTCGAATTGTTCCTACCAGAAGATTACCCAATGTCCGCACCTAAAGTTAGgtttatcacaaaaatatatcatcCAAATATAGACAGGTAAAGAtagaaatttacaatatatattttgattattatatcttGTCACTTGTCAAATTtccaattattaatatgcacattttgatttttatcaagtcatttttagcattttttgtGTTTCGCGTAAATCAAAAGAATGTCTTTTTAACAGACGTGAATCTTTTTAATGCTAGATTACAATTAAAGTcctttatgtatatttatatttcaaaggATCAATTAAGATAATGACAAAGGCGGGTAATCTATAGAATGTTTACTATCGAATGTTTACTATATAGGGAAAAAACGTGGAATTTTcagtgaatttttttatatctttgaaatttttatggtattttattaatactcaatcatttttacaatttttctttaaaatttaaattctttattcgcGACAAAATTGATGCTTTAACGATTGTTTTATGTCGCAAAATATCGATCAGTAATATATAAGATTTGTATCTACTTACATTTATGTACATTCCCATGTGtgaacaagtttttttttttaaatcactgaCAGTAAAAAGCAATACATCATTTGTGTATCGTAGACAAATCATTACTTTAAttcatgttatttttaacactttctcaaatttaatatttaaaatttacgtgacttttttaaataattgcatgGAGAAACATTacaagacataataaaataaacatattttaaagcattaaaaaattccctaattttggaatttttaataaaagttctgaaaaatctgataattttttaaacaaaatttgagtAAATACTCCAATTTACTGTCTTGATATGTTGTAACATAATGCAggaatattcaaaattttgggcttgaaatagaaatatgtCGGTGTTCATGCCTATTGCTAATTTCTCACAGACGTTTTTTTGTAACCCACTTATTTCAGAGATGaaacaaatatgaaaaatttttgatatatcatTCATTGTTTAAaagtatgttattataaaatatgtattatttttaattttatattattagaaaaaaatagataaacatatgtaatattatatacaagtaaaattatacatgttaagaatatacatatatatttggtacttatatataaatttattgttataaaacaaaatgtgtatgatattaactatatttaattctgctaataatttttcgcatatttatcaaagattataaatgaataacaagtctaaaaaattttttacaatcttagGATAATTTTGTTCCTTAGACCGAGCATGTGCTATGAGAAAATAGCTATAAAGTAAGAAAtagaaatgataataaaataccgatatatttcaattttaaactcAAAACTCGGATCTTAGACAATATTGCTTTAGTATGATTTGTCTTGGTTTATCTAGATTGGGCAGGATTTGCCTGGATATTCTCAAGGATAAATGGAGTCCAGCGCTTCAAATCAGAACAGTTTTGCTGTCCATACAAGCGCTTCTGAGCGCGCCGAATCCTGATGATCCTTTGGCAAATGATGTAGCTGAACTTTGGAAAGTCAATGAAAGCGAAGCGATACGTAATGCCAAAGAATGGACTCGA
This sequence is a window from Monomorium pharaonis isolate MP-MQ-018 chromosome 3, ASM1337386v2, whole genome shotgun sequence. Protein-coding genes within it:
- the LOC105831731 gene encoding ubiquitin-conjugating enzyme E2 N — translated: MAALPRRIIKETQRLMQEPVPGISAVPDDTNARYFHVIVTGPEDSPFEGGLFKLELFLPEDYPMSAPKVRFITKIYHPNIDRLGRICLDILKDKWSPALQIRTVLLSIQALLSAPNPDDPLANDVAELWKVNESEAIRNAKEWTRRYAMDN